The DNA window CTTGAGAAACGTATTCTTCATAGATGTAGAGAATAcgtccaaaaatattttaatcttggATGAAGtttaaattaacattaaaataccTTTTCAGCGTATagatggaaggaaaaaaaaaacgttaaagTGAACTCTCACGTGATGCTTTGCACTCTCTATTGAGCTAGATCATCCATTTAATTTTAATCGTGAATCATTCACAAACAAAGAATCGTTATTTGTGGTGAAGCAAATCATAGGCCGAGGCTTGGAAAAGTGGACGGCAGCTGGACGGTTGGCATactttttatctgtttttgGTGCTTTTTTCTCTGGCGTGAAACGATGAGGAAATAAATTCGAGTAAAAGCCAGCATGAAATCTGTAATGAGCTGGTATGCCAGCTTCCGATCCAAGTTGAAACGTTTCAACAAGACGATCAATTCTCCCTCGGACACTGTTTGAGCAAGCGGGAGCACAGCGAGACTAGAGCCACAAAACATGTTTTGAAGCATGGGTTTGTTAACTTGGTTTCCCTTTTTGAGATCAACATCAGCAGTCACTAGATGCAAACTACCATTATAAAGCcgatgatataaaaaaagttcGAGAGGTTGCTACAATACATTCCTCAGGAATCttacaaataaaagcaaaacaagtGTCAACCAATGCATGAAATGAGGTAATGCCAGACAGCTTGTTTATCCAAGACAATATCAGAATGGAATCAAACCGATTTACAGGGGAACCATAAAAACTCAGACGATGAGCAAAGAACTTACATTTGATTCATAACGAAGATGAAAACTTGATTTCTGTTGGCACAAGAGAAGAGTAGCTCAAAATTGCTTCAAATGAAAATAGCACAACCCAGAGAGACTCCAATTATAAAGGCAAACCCCGACACCAGTTCTACAAAACAAGCAAATAACCTACCATCCAAGTTCGTTgttagttgaaaagaaaaatacccgACCCCTCAAAAGGGCCACACATGAcgtacatgaaaaattaaaatcatcctCATGGACAGCCTCCTCACCACCGAATCTTATTTCCTTTTGGAATCTATACTATCCTGATGAGAGATCTTTCACTCTGCATGTACATATGTAACACTTATCTTCGAGCCAATATCACAACAAGGAATTGACACTGAAGACCTCAGAAGGGCTGCGACAGGCATCCTCAAGAAAAGTAAACAAGTAAATCTGGTTTTTCATGCTGAATGAGTAGGCTTCTTTTATTTCGGTTATTCACCTGCTTTACAAAACAGCAAAATGCAATCTCAAGGGTGATGAAAACTCAAGCCTGTCCAAAAGACCTTATCTATTCAGCAAGATGAATTCCACTATAACCTACCGAAACAGCTACCCCTCTCATTTCAACTACCAAAGCATTACCCAACATAGTAAACTGAACATTGATTAAATTCAAAGGAAACTCCAACCAAGTATTGTTGAGCTGTACTGGTTTCTGAGAAAAGAAATCCGCTTGCAAGGACCTAAACCACAACTATCCCACAAAAGCACCAAGCACTTGTGAATcaaatttcctttctttcaccACCAAATCAGGCAGTTGGTGTCAAACCTATATTAACTTTAATAAACCAGAAGAGCCCAGCAACAGGTGGTTTTTTATCAAGCAAAgacagtgaaaataaaatagcaaatGTCCGTCAGTTGCAGCATTATGATTTTACTGCTGGTGACAGAAAAAGCTTCTATCATTAACAAACCATCTTGTTTGCCAAACATACTCCATGTATAACATATTCCAACTCTTGACAAAGCAAAACTAAATGCAAGAAACACAAAACCCAGTTTTTACACAACACGTCAAACAAAGATGTTTCACAAAGTCCACACACTCTTGATAATATGTTCAGCTTTCCATTGCATCTTAGAAACACTTCCAAAGTAAAAACATATCATATAGGGGTGCCGGCCATCAGGACAATGGGGACATTAGTCCTTTTTGTAAATCAGCGTGCAATGAAACGACCCTGATGCAAACCATGTACATTTGGCAATGACCGCAGCCACCAGTAATAGAGCTAGACCATTAGTTAGAGATCCATAAATAGCTTGAGGCACCACAGTTCCAAAAACGTTTGCTTTGTGATTATGCTAGTTTAATGTATTGCATTAGTTTCATTTAGATGCTGCTTATGCCCATTAAGCGAAACATATGGCTGTGGCATGGTACAAACACAACTAAATGCCTTCCAAGTCTTATTTCAAAGCTTTTCCAATGAATTTAACGTAGGAAAAGGACCAAATTCCTTACCATTCCCGAGTAAGTCATCAATCTCTTAGGCTGTCCGCTAAAGTAGAAGATGCAGCAAAAACTCCCAATATCCATGAGATGGAGAActtaaagagaataaaaggtCAAATTCATACATATCATACCAAAGCATTCTTATTTCCATTCCTAAACAGGTGAAGTTTCCTTACAGCGTGGACTTGAGACTTGATAAATATCCAGTCTGcagatctaaaaaaaacttgaacaaaaGCAGACCTTTTCATTCTACAGAACTTTAAGCTCATCCTTTTCCACCACTATAGAGGCCTATTACACTTGACAACATCCTCCAAAACTGTAAGCATGTAAGCACTATAGCAGCCTCTTTGTCATCTCAAATCTgttccataaagaaataactCGTGACCATAGGCTACTTTTTTGACCAACTATGTCTCTTAGCAATCAATAACAAGCCAATATCTTCAGAAACCATTATCTCCAGGAAAAACACGAAGACACAGTGGTTATATAATTCCCTGGGCGATTCATAAAATGAAATGACATAAAAGAAGCAGTTCTACTCACACTAATAGTATGATCCTGAGCTACCAGTACCCAtgtagctgctgctgctgcccaTGCCTCCACGACTCGAGTACATTGACGAGTAAGAGCTACCACCAACCTGCCATTGAAATGCAGAAAAAAAGTGTTTGATACATAAAATACAATTGTCAGCATTCTTTATGTTGAGAAAGGGTTAAGGGCATACATCACCACTGCGAGACATGTAATCACCGCCATAGCTTGATGAGTACATTCCACCATCATTGCCTCCATAAGAACCtgataataatttcataatgGAGTATAATCATTATGTATAATACTACAACTTCAATGATAACATGCtattcatattaatttattagcaACTAAAAACACACCTCCATAACCCATACCCTGACGGCTACTATACATCCCATGTGAATCCTGACTGGAAATAGAACTTCTGCTGCCCCCATATCCAGCAGCAGATCTCCCAAGTCTACCAATCACAATAGGAAAGGAAGAGTTACCACAATAATGCAGGAATATTTCATTGcaacaatgaaaaaaaggaaTATAACAAACCTATCACCATATGCATCCCCATATTGAGAAGCACTAGAACCAAGTTCATAGTCCAAACGAGGCCTCGAATGGCGCACACCAGCATCAGCATAACGAGGAGGAATATCATCCTTGAATTGTATAACACATCAATACCACTTTCGTTATAACTTAGATTTGATGATAAATGGGATATAGAGATTTGATGATAAATGGGATATAGGATAGAAATgttgcatcatcatcatcaagcaTAAAGTCAACATCAAAACTTACCATAGCCGGATATGGACGTTTTGAACCAGCAACAGAATCATAATCACGGCCATGCCCTTCACGGTAATTTGGAGGAGGCCTCTCGTACCTTTGACTATAGCCATCATCGGCATAAGCTCTCCTTGCAGACATGCGAGAAGTACTTCTGGGAAGATCAGCGTAGCTGGTACCACGAGAAGAATATTCATCTCTATAAGATGGGCGTCTCTCAGGGATAGACCTAGGATCATAATCTACAGCAGGTCTGCTCCTTGAAGGAGGAGGCTCATCACGCCGACCATATTCCCTCTTCAAGCTCTTCGCGTAAGATGGAGCTTTCAAAAGAGCAAAACAAGAGGTAACACTTAAGCATTAATACATCCAGTAAGAGAAACCAGCCAGTGTAATAGTAAAATTGAAGCATACGAGGTGGTCTTCTCTCAAAGGACCTAGAAGGCGGAGCCAAAGGTCTGCTTCTTGCTGGCATGGACATCACGGGAGGACGTCTCTCTCTCAATCCTGTAGAACTCTTTAGACTGAAAGGTGGAGCACGAGTTGCAATTCCTCTTACTGGACGAGTAGAGTAGCTATGCGGCACAGGACGAACCCATGGACCCTTGACAACTCTACTAGCTCCATACCCAGGTCGGAAATCTCCACGACTTAGATGCTTTCCTTTTCCCCTCTGAAGGGGTCTTGATAAGCGGGCCCTAACTTTAGCCTGAATTGTGAAAGTAACACCATTATAAAAAGCAATTTGCAACCAAGCCAAACCAAATCATATAAAGGCAATGAAGCAGTAATACAATACAATCATAATTTCCTCCAAATAACTGACAAACCTTGTTGTCTCCTTCACCCAACTCTGCATTGTTTATACTTTTAGCACATGTCACTGCAGCATCATGAGTATCAAAGGTAACAAAACCAAAATCCTTTCTCCTGGCAGATGGCATATTCCGTGCAAGCTCAATCTTTTCGATCTCTCCATATTTCTTCAAAAGTACCCGAACACGATCCTCATCCCATGAGGCAGGCAGGCCATCAATAAACACAGTCTTCACCTGAACTTAGACAATAAAGTTAGTTGAACCATTCTAAAGTTAAAACGATACATTATGTGTACACCACCATGTAAGCACCTAAGCACTCTTGTGCCTCATTTTCTCTCGCTGCCACAGTAACTGTGGCAGCCAAAAAGgcatcaaataaaaacacagtCAGATAGGATCagaatataaaactaaaaagaagaatGCAAAAGACCACCCTGCATGAACTCCATTGACCTTCACCGAGGACAGACTAAAATTGCATAGATACATCACACTGTACTGTATAAAACAAATCTCATGTAGATATCAAGAGAAGTATGATCCACTGCTCAAGCCATCATAGGTGGCATTAAGTACAAACTTGCCCTTGGTGCACATCAATCCTTCCTCGCTTAGCACAAAGGCTACAAGTGAATGCAGTTACTACCACCCAAGATAGACAGCACCATATGTTGTGGCATACAGAGAATTACATACAGATGATACAGCCACAGGTGAAATCTACAGTTTAGCATTGCAGTTAAGTAAATTTTTACCTGTGCCATGATTTCATCACCAGGGTCAATGAAGGAATCTGCAAAAGACACCTTTGCAGGCCTATCAACTCCAAATAAAACATCTCTCTTCTGAAGACGCTTAAAAGCATCCATGGCATCTGAACgagaagaaaattcaagaaacgCAAATCCCCGGTTCATTCCCGCGTTGTTGCTATCTTCTACCAGGGTCAAATCCTTAACATTCTCAACTCCATAATGTTTCAACTTCTCTTTCAACTGGAACCACAGTCAACAACCAAAAGTGTGAGGAAAATGACAACTCTCAATAATCACTGCAGAGGAAAACTTGATGCTTGACAGTGACGCTATATACTTACAGCTTCCTTAGTCCATGTCTTGCAAATGTTACCCAGAAAAAGGGTGTCACTGTCCTGACTTGGAGTAACACCGCATTGTTTCCCATTGATCTGGAATTCAGTCATTAAATTACATATGTAAGTAGTGATGCGAACTTACTAGATATTCCAAAATTTGACATGAACAAAAAGTTACCACTGGGTTTTTGAGTTCTGTCACAGCTCGTTTTGCCTGTTCAACAGTTGCAAAGCGTAAGAACGCAAaccctttgtttttcttagtcTGGGGGTTCATCATCAGCCTGACTTCAGTAACCTCACCAACACGGCTGAATATTTTCCGAAGATCATCCTCAGTAGCATCCTTGTCTAAACCCCCAACAAATACTTCAAACTCCTTCCGCTTGCGCCTCTCCTTGAACACTTCATGATGCTCGTCCTCTTCCTCCACATCAGCCATTTCAGCATGCTCTACCTCCTCACCAGCATGCTCATCATCCTCTTCACCCTCATGTTCTTCAGGATCCTCTTCCAATTCCTCCTCTACTAAATCACCCTGTTCCTCTTCACCAACATTCTCCTCCTCATTTTCTTCCTCCACTTCATCTTCCACCTCCTGAACATCCTCCTGTTCAATTTCCTTATCATCATAATCCACCCCACCATATTCTTCAGGTTCATATTCAGGCTCATTATCATCAAAATCTAACCTCTCATCTTTTTCATACTCATCTACAGATTCCTTgccctcttcttcttctgccaTGACAAAAAAAGGTACGTGATCCAGACCAGCCATGAAACACTCAAATCCTCCACTatcttcaaacaaaaatataaccCACTTTATTAAGAAATATTCCGTATAACCCTGAATCCTTCCATGGTTAGATACTCTCTCAACAAATTAATACCTTGTGGAACTTGGTTACTTCCTTTTGTAAcctaaataattttaacttcGAATTTGACAAACACcactaaatataaataacaccAATTCTGACTaaagcagcaaaaaaaaattgaagcaataTAGATTTTTATGTCTATTTTGTTCGGTTTTAATGATAATAGAACTACAtaacataaaattgataaacaATCAACCCAAACATTTTATTACCAGAAAATctaaacaattattatcaaacAAAGATACCAATATATCCCCAACTTAATCAAATTAAGAATCATTATACTAAAAAGAGAAACTTTAACAAATTTCAACAAAGCAAGCACTCGATTAAGACCTCAAATCCAATTAGATTCTGGAAAGGACACAAATTTTCAcaaattccaagaaaaaaatacacagCCAAACACACAACAAACTTATATTTCACTAGatccaaaccaaacaaaaacaattagaaacaaaaacactTACTTTTCAAAGAAGCCGGTCCATTGGCGACCAAATTCGCTTCAATCTCACCTTCTCTATCTTTCTTCTCATCAATAACTAACTTATCTTCAACAAACACGCTCTTCTCCTCCTCCACGACCACGGGCTTCTCATCAACCACCGTCGGTTTCACCTCCAAATTCAACACATCCTCCGCCGCTTCCGGATGTTGCTGACTCAGCACCTTCCTCAACGTTCTCTTCTTCCCAGCCGCCGCTCCTCTCTTTACCGCCCGTGGAGGCATTGTTTATAGATGGACTAATATAAATACCCAGATTTCCGTAAAAAAACCCAGTTGATCTCCAAAATAGCCAAAAATTCACGaattttgaagataaaaacCCCAAATCCAAACGCAACGGGAGAACAAAATTGGGGATTTTGAAAACCCTAGGTCTTAATTTATATGTGAATGATAAAGAGTTTAGGCGGAGTTTGGTGCTCGTGCGGGTGTTTAATGTGCGGCACGTGGAGATATGTAATTGGATTGAACTTATCTGTTTCTTTAAAAagtataaacttttattttagtccCTAAGGATTTAAAAACGTTACACTTTGATTCCTAACCTTGAATACCTAATTGAATGCCActtttttcatctcttttcttttactttttcatgtttttctcttttcgaTTCATAAAAAATCCCCATATTTTgttcataataatataaaataaaaaataaaaaataaaaaatgaaaataaaaagttattcgCATAGTGAATCCATAATTATCTTTTGATAATTATTTGTTGATAGGTAAGGATCATAATAAATCAagttaagagtgtgtttggtattgcggtagctgttgtggttgtgatttgaaaaaagttgttttataaaaagtacttttagttgaggttgatttgaaaaaataggtgtttggttaaaactgtggttgaaattgaggttgagcaaaaagtagtttaatgtgtttggttaagaatacttttgaaattgaggttataaaataatttaaaaatatatatattaatattgatggtttttaatttaaaattttatagatttaactattgatattatatcataaaataaataatactttatataaaatattttttattgttccattaaaatatctacaattttgcaaatgctacgtcatcaagcgatctttatctaatttatatagttaaatattgaataatattaaatactattttttcaaataaaatacaattaaaataataaaaaataatttttattttactggatcGAAcccgttttaatatattttaagttttgaaccAGAACCGGTTCGGCCAGAATAATACAGCATGCTACACTGTTGAC is part of the Populus trichocarpa isolate Nisqually-1 chromosome 2, P.trichocarpa_v4.1, whole genome shotgun sequence genome and encodes:
- the LOC7483804 gene encoding uncharacterized protein LOC7483804 isoform X1, producing MPPRAVKRGAAAGKKRTLRKVLSQQHPEAAEDVLNLEVKPTVVDEKPVVVEEEKSVFVEDKLVIDEKKDREGEIEANLVANGPASLKNSGGFECFMAGLDHVPFFVMAEEEEGKESVDEYEKDERLDFDDNEPEYEPEEYGGVDYDDKEIEQEDVQEVEDEVEEENEEENVGEEEQGDLVEEELEEDPEEHEGEEDDEHAGEEVEHAEMADVEEEDEHHEVFKERRKRKEFEVFVGGLDKDATEDDLRKIFSRVGEVTEVRLMMNPQTKKNKGFAFLRFATVEQAKRAVTELKNPVINGKQCGVTPSQDSDTLFLGNICKTWTKEALKEKLKHYGVENVKDLTLVEDSNNAGMNRGFAFLEFSSRSDAMDAFKRLQKRDVLFGVDRPAKVSFADSFIDPGDEIMAQVKTVFIDGLPASWDEDRVRVLLKKYGEIEKIELARNMPSARRKDFGFVTFDTHDAAVTCAKSINNAELGEGDNKAKVRARLSRPLQRGKGKHLSRGDFRPGYGASRVVKGPWVRPVPHSYSTRPVRGIATRAPPFSLKSSTGLRERRPPVMSMPARSRPLAPPSRSFERRPPPPSYAKSLKREYGRRDEPPPSRSRPAVDYDPRSIPERRPSYRDEYSSRGTSYADLPRSTSRMSARRAYADDGYSQRYERPPPNYREGHGRDYDSVAGSKRPYPAMDDIPPRYADAGVRHSRPRLDYELGSSASQYGDAYGDRLGRSAAGYGGSRSSISSQDSHGMYSSRQGMGYGGSYGGNDGGMYSSSYGGDYMSRSGDVGGSSYSSMYSSRGGMGSSSSYMGTGSSGSYY
- the LOC7483804 gene encoding uncharacterized protein LOC7483804 isoform X2; its protein translation is MPPRAVKRGAAAGKKRTLRKVLSQQHPEAAEDVLNLEVKPTVVDEKPVVVEEEKSVFVEDKLVIDEKKDREGEIEANLVANGPASLKKEEEGKESVDEYEKDERLDFDDNEPEYEPEEYGGVDYDDKEIEQEDVQEVEDEVEEENEEENVGEEEQGDLVEEELEEDPEEHEGEEDDEHAGEEVEHAEMADVEEEDEHHEVFKERRKRKEFEVFVGGLDKDATEDDLRKIFSRVGEVTEVRLMMNPQTKKNKGFAFLRFATVEQAKRAVTELKNPVINGKQCGVTPSQDSDTLFLGNICKTWTKEALKEKLKHYGVENVKDLTLVEDSNNAGMNRGFAFLEFSSRSDAMDAFKRLQKRDVLFGVDRPAKVSFADSFIDPGDEIMAQVKTVFIDGLPASWDEDRVRVLLKKYGEIEKIELARNMPSARRKDFGFVTFDTHDAAVTCAKSINNAELGEGDNKAKVRARLSRPLQRGKGKHLSRGDFRPGYGASRVVKGPWVRPVPHSYSTRPVRGIATRAPPFSLKSSTGLRERRPPVMSMPARSRPLAPPSRSFERRPPPPSYAKSLKREYGRRDEPPPSRSRPAVDYDPRSIPERRPSYRDEYSSRGTSYADLPRSTSRMSARRAYADDGYSQRYERPPPNYREGHGRDYDSVAGSKRPYPAMDDIPPRYADAGVRHSRPRLDYELGSSASQYGDAYGDRLGRSAAGYGGSRSSISSQDSHGMYSSRQGMGYGGSYGGNDGGMYSSSYGGDYMSRSGDVGGSSYSSMYSSRGGMGSSSSYMGTGSSGSYY